One Proteinivorax tanatarense DNA segment encodes these proteins:
- a CDS encoding ABC transporter permease, translated as MIDFLAQIFTLSMFFAGLRMATPLILASMGGILSERAGVINIALEGMILTGAFFAVWGSYTTGNPWFGVLLAIISGMALAAIHAVVSVYFKADQVVSGTAINILATGLTVYLLQILFGVSGTSPRAVRLPQWDIGIVAFNPMVYIALISVPIIWVILYKTPWGLRIRAVGEHPQAADTVGINVNRWRFICVTLSGAFAGLAGVAISIGEGSYFVNGMSSGRGFIALAAMIFGKWNPLGALGASLLFGFTEAIALRATFQHIPSELVRTLPYVITIIVLAGFIGRARPPKAVGKPYNKGER; from the coding sequence ATGATAGATTTTTTAGCTCAGATTTTTACACTCTCAATGTTTTTTGCAGGGCTTAGAATGGCCACACCCCTAATATTAGCTTCAATGGGCGGAATCCTTTCAGAGCGTGCAGGTGTTATAAATATTGCCCTGGAGGGAATGATTTTAACAGGAGCATTTTTCGCAGTGTGGGGAAGCTATACAACTGGCAATCCTTGGTTTGGCGTTCTTTTAGCAATTATTTCCGGGATGGCCCTAGCAGCTATACACGCTGTGGTAAGTGTCTACTTTAAAGCAGATCAAGTTGTAAGTGGTACTGCTATTAATATATTAGCTACTGGATTAACAGTATATCTTTTGCAAATATTATTTGGTGTCTCAGGGACATCACCTAGAGCAGTGCGTTTGCCACAATGGGATATTGGAATAGTAGCTTTTAATCCAATGGTTTACATCGCACTCATTTCTGTTCCTATTATTTGGGTGATTCTTTATAAAACGCCATGGGGATTGAGAATTAGGGCAGTTGGTGAACATCCTCAAGCGGCTGATACTGTAGGTATAAATGTCAATAGGTGGCGTTTTATTTGTGTCACATTAAGTGGTGCTTTTGCTGGTTTAGCTGGTGTGGCGATTTCTATTGGAGAAGGTTCCTATTTTGTTAACGGTATGAGCAGTGGTAGAGGGTTTATAGCTTTAGCTGCTATGATTTTTGGAAAATGGAATCCCTTAGGTGCTTTAGGAGCTAGCCTTTTATTCGGCTTTACTGAAGCTATAGCCTTAAGGGCTACTTTTCAACATATCCCTTCAGAGCTTGTAAGAACTTTACCTTACGTTATAACAATTATAGTGTTAGCTGGTTTTATAGGAAGGGCAAGACCACCTAAAGCTGTAGGTAAACCTTACAATAAAGGTGAAAGATAA
- a CDS encoding DUF3388 domain-containing protein: MEWYFEYQINDNKPGLLGDVATFLGLLEINIKMINGLAPKTRGLIIRADDHSKIVTLKRALESSNNIEVTALRRPTLIDKINLQHGKMIHKSSNAPNTYSFTRDDLGMMVDFLGGLINKSSDAIIGVRGMPQVGKTEAIIAACVHANRKWVLVSSTIMRQVIRGHLMEDELNSECVFVIDGIVSSLRANEKHSKLINEIIKLPIPKVIEHPDIFLRETDYSEKLIDYTIELRRSKDEEINYEFVNQSFSSFDIS, translated from the coding sequence ATGGAATGGTACTTCGAATATCAAATAAATGATAACAAACCTGGATTATTAGGAGATGTAGCTACTTTTTTGGGCCTTTTAGAAATCAACATTAAAATGATAAATGGTCTAGCTCCAAAAACGAGAGGGCTTATAATACGAGCTGATGACCACTCAAAAATAGTTACTCTAAAAAGAGCTCTTGAGTCATCCAATAATATTGAGGTAACAGCACTTAGGCGACCTACCCTTATTGACAAAATCAATTTACAGCATGGAAAAATGATTCATAAGTCTAGTAATGCTCCCAATACTTACTCTTTTACCAGAGATGACCTGGGAATGATGGTCGACTTTTTAGGTGGGTTAATAAACAAGTCTTCCGATGCCATAATTGGAGTAAGGGGTATGCCACAAGTAGGCAAAACAGAGGCAATCATAGCTGCCTGTGTACATGCTAATAGAAAATGGGTACTTGTATCATCTACCATAATGCGTCAAGTAATTCGAGGGCACTTAATGGAAGACGAATTAAATTCCGAGTGTGTTTTTGTTATTGATGGAATCGTTTCTTCTTTAAGGGCTAATGAGAAACATAGCAAATTAATAAATGAAATTATAAAGCTACCCATTCCAAAAGTAATTGAGCATCCGGATATTTTTTTGAGGGAAACTGACTATTCAGAAAAGCTTATCGATTATACTATAGAATTAAGGCGTTCAAAGGATGAAGAGATAAACTATGAGTTTGTTAATCAAAGCTTTTCATCTTTTGACATTAGTTAA
- a CDS encoding ABC transporter ATP-binding protein, which produces MSSENQYSNSDEIILKMEGITKVFPGVKANDNVNLEVKKGEIHALVGENGAGKSTLMNILYGLYQPEEGEIFYDGNKVSLDGPMSSINLGIGMVHQHFMLVEPLTVTENIMLGSEPITGAFFTDDKNAARKVKDISDRYGLKVDPNATIENIPVGMQQRVEIIKILYRGADLLIFDEPTAVLTPQEIEELFEIFKALKEQGKTIIFITHKLKEVKAISDRITVLRQGKTTGTVETESVSEEDIAKLMVGRSVLLQVEKEKSKPKNVVLNVENLTYKDDRGVDILKGISFDIKEGEILGFAGVEGNGQSELVEILTGLKKSTSGKVTLKNEDVTNASPMQFKEWKVGHIPEDRHKRGLILDYNLAENMVMGYHNKPPFSKPFYMNANAINAHADKLIPEFDVRTPGSHVKARSLSGGNQQKVIIAREFSQKPDLLIASQPTRGVDIGAIEFIHRRIIEQRDAGKAVMVVSAELHEVMSLSDRIAVIYDGQIIDIVDAGSVNEFQLGAMMTGSTPQKEDSDNENE; this is translated from the coding sequence ATGTCCTCAGAGAATCAATATAGTAATAGCGATGAAATAATTTTAAAGATGGAGGGAATAACTAAAGTCTTTCCAGGTGTTAAGGCAAATGATAATGTTAATTTAGAGGTTAAAAAGGGAGAAATTCATGCTTTAGTTGGCGAAAACGGAGCAGGAAAATCAACCTTAATGAATATCCTTTATGGTTTATACCAGCCTGAAGAAGGGGAAATATTTTATGATGGGAACAAAGTATCACTAGACGGTCCTATGTCATCTATAAACTTAGGGATTGGAATGGTACATCAGCATTTTATGTTAGTGGAACCCTTGACAGTGACTGAAAATATCATGCTTGGCAGCGAACCAATTACTGGAGCTTTTTTTACAGATGATAAAAATGCTGCACGCAAGGTAAAGGATATTTCTGATAGGTATGGTTTAAAAGTTGATCCTAATGCAACAATAGAGAATATTCCTGTTGGAATGCAACAGAGGGTAGAAATCATTAAGATACTGTATAGGGGCGCTGATCTTCTAATTTTTGACGAACCAACTGCCGTGCTTACACCTCAAGAAATCGAAGAGTTGTTTGAGATTTTTAAGGCCTTAAAAGAGCAAGGTAAAACCATCATTTTCATTACCCATAAACTCAAAGAGGTTAAGGCTATTTCTGACAGAATTACAGTATTAAGGCAAGGAAAAACAACTGGGACAGTTGAAACTGAATCAGTAAGTGAAGAAGATATAGCAAAACTTATGGTTGGCAGGTCGGTTCTTTTACAAGTTGAGAAAGAAAAATCTAAACCTAAGAATGTGGTTTTAAATGTGGAAAATCTCACCTATAAAGATGATAGAGGTGTTGATATACTTAAAGGAATTTCTTTTGATATAAAGGAAGGAGAAATTCTTGGTTTTGCAGGTGTGGAAGGAAACGGTCAAAGCGAATTGGTTGAAATTTTGACAGGCCTTAAGAAATCAACTTCGGGAAAAGTTACGCTGAAAAATGAAGATGTAACTAATGCATCACCTATGCAATTTAAAGAATGGAAAGTGGGGCATATTCCAGAAGATCGCCATAAGCGGGGATTAATCTTAGATTATAATCTTGCTGAAAATATGGTAATGGGGTATCATAATAAACCACCTTTTAGCAAACCTTTTTATATGAACGCAAATGCAATAAATGCCCATGCTGATAAACTAATACCAGAGTTTGATGTAAGGACTCCTGGTAGTCATGTAAAGGCAAGGTCGCTATCAGGTGGTAATCAACAAAAAGTTATAATAGCTAGGGAATTTTCGCAGAAGCCAGACTTGCTAATTGCATCCCAGCCAACTAGAGGAGTCGACATTGGAGCTATTGAATTTATTCATAGGAGAATTATCGAGCAAAGAGATGCAGGAAAAGCTGTTATGGTAGTATCAGCAGAATTACATGAAGTGATGTCACTCAGTGATAGAATAGCTGTAATTTATGATGGGCAAATTATTGATATAGTTGATGCTGGCTCAGTTAACGAGTTCCAGTTAGGAGCAATGATGACTGGTTCAACTCCTCAAAAGGAGGATTCTGACAATGAAAATGAGTAA
- a CDS encoding ABC transporter permease — protein MKMSNNMKSTLTTLAFALIAIFVALLIGGILIQFTTEASMIEAYIALYNGAFGDLRSVLNTLWRSTPLILTGLAVAFAFKCGLFNIGAEGQLLIGGFVAGVAGYSFTGLPAILHVTICIVLGMLAGGIWGGIPGLLKAKLGVNEVINTIMLNLIALQITVRYGINQLRLEGAADNTPRIAETAELTRFTDTFLNDLFNLPGGVRVHTGFVFALLAALFISYLLFKTKTGYEIRAVGINPSGAEYGGINVSKNIFLAMFISGALAGLAGTVEVLGTHRYFTSGLDAGLGFTGIAVALLGNSNPGGVILAGILFGALTQGGMGMQFAGVPREIVTIIQALVIFFMASLQMFKIFIEKKRAKEVAK, from the coding sequence ATGAAAATGAGTAATAATATGAAAAGTACCCTAACAACATTGGCTTTCGCTCTTATTGCAATATTCGTAGCACTGTTAATCGGAGGGATTTTGATACAGTTTACCACAGAAGCTAGCATGATTGAAGCATATATAGCTTTATATAATGGAGCTTTTGGGGATTTGAGAAGTGTTTTAAATACATTGTGGCGTTCTACCCCACTAATACTGACAGGTTTAGCTGTTGCCTTCGCTTTTAAATGTGGATTGTTTAATATAGGAGCGGAAGGACAGTTGTTAATCGGTGGGTTTGTTGCTGGTGTAGCTGGATACTCTTTTACTGGACTACCAGCTATATTACATGTGACAATTTGTATTGTTTTGGGAATGTTAGCTGGAGGAATTTGGGGTGGTATACCTGGACTTCTAAAAGCTAAACTAGGAGTTAATGAAGTTATTAACACAATTATGCTAAACCTTATTGCTTTGCAAATAACAGTTAGGTATGGAATAAATCAACTTAGGTTAGAAGGGGCTGCCGATAACACTCCTAGAATAGCAGAGACAGCAGAGCTTACTAGGTTTACAGACACTTTTTTAAACGACTTGTTTAATCTTCCTGGGGGTGTTAGAGTTCATACAGGTTTTGTTTTCGCTCTTTTGGCTGCTCTATTTATATCATATCTGTTGTTCAAAACTAAAACTGGTTATGAAATAAGAGCTGTAGGCATTAATCCCAGTGGTGCTGAATATGGCGGGATTAACGTATCAAAAAATATTTTTTTAGCAATGTTTATAAGTGGTGCGTTAGCAGGTCTTGCTGGGACTGTTGAAGTTTTGGGGACCCATAGATACTTTACTTCCGGTCTTGATGCCGGCCTTGGTTTCACAGGTATAGCTGTTGCTCTTTTAGGTAATAGCAACCCAGGAGGAGTTATATTGGCTGGGATATTATTTGGAGCATTAACTCAAGGTGGAATGGGCATGCAGTTTGCTGGTGTTCCCAGGGAGATAGTAACAATTATTCAGGCTCTTGTTATTTTCTTTATGGCATCATTGCAGATGTTTAAGATTTTTATTGAGAAAAAGCGTGCTAAGGAGGTGGCCAAATAA